ATCACTCTATAATTACAGAAGCCGAGGATTTGGCTGAACTAAAAATGAACATTAAGGATGCTATTCAATGCCATTTTGACAACGAAGAGGAAATCCGATATAGAGGAGAGAAAACCGAGTAAAGGAG
The Nitrospirae bacterium YQR-1 DNA segment above includes these coding regions:
- a CDS encoding 2-oxoisovalerate dehydrogenase; its protein translation is MSEIIFIVEKAIEGGFCAHALNHSIITEAEDLAELKMNIKDAIQCHFDNEEEIRYRGEKTE